The Bacteroidales bacterium genome window below encodes:
- the bcp gene encoding thioredoxin-dependent thiol peroxidase: protein MITLKTGDKAPDFKGRNQDGQEISLNDYKGKKLVLYFYPKDNTSGCTAEACSLRNAYDDFLDKGYEIVGVSPDSEKSHVNFISKNNLPFPLIADTDKEIASSYGVWGEKKMYGRTYMGILRTTFIIDENGFIEKVIEKVDTKNHADQLLK from the coding sequence ATGATCACATTGAAAACTGGCGATAAAGCCCCTGATTTTAAAGGAAGAAATCAGGATGGACAGGAAATCTCCCTGAATGACTACAAAGGGAAAAAATTGGTGTTGTATTTTTACCCCAAAGACAATACCAGCGGATGTACAGCCGAGGCCTGCAGTTTACGAAATGCTTATGATGATTTTTTAGATAAGGGTTATGAAATAGTTGGTGTCAGCCCGGATAGCGAAAAATCCCATGTGAACTTTATCTCGAAAAATAATCTGCCATTTCCACTCATTGCAGACACCGATAAAGAAATCGCGTCTTCTTATGGTGTATGGGGAGAAAAAAAGATGTACGGGCGTACTTATATGGGAATTTTACGAACCACTTTTATCATTGATGAGAATGGATTCATTGAAAAAGTCATTGAAAAAGTGGATACGAAAAACCATGCCGATCAGTTATTGAAATAA
- a CDS encoding 4-hydroxy-3-methylbut-2-enyl diphosphate reductase → MALSGDKKLIIEIDSDSGFCYGVVRAIRMAEDELQRGNGLFSLGDIVHNESEVARLNQCGMQTINHEGLKSLHDMKVLIRAHGEPPLTYRIASGNNISIVDATCPVVLNLQKKVHKAFLKSKTNNGQVVIYGKPGHAEVNGLVGQTMDTAIVIASENEIDRIDISRPLYLFSQTTMTISGLQRIRKAIEKERNRKQIGKNIPFEVNDTICRQVSNREPKLIGFSAKHDVIVFVSGSKSSNGRALYEVCKQANPNSYLIANPDDLDKNWFSGASSVGVCGATSTPRWLMEKIANEIEKINLY, encoded by the coding sequence ATGGCATTGTCCGGAGATAAAAAATTAATCATTGAAATAGATTCAGACTCGGGTTTTTGCTATGGTGTAGTCCGTGCCATTCGTATGGCTGAAGACGAATTACAAAGAGGGAATGGTTTATTCAGCCTGGGTGACATTGTGCATAATGAATCGGAAGTCGCACGTTTGAATCAATGTGGTATGCAGACCATCAATCATGAAGGACTGAAGAGTTTGCATGATATGAAAGTATTGATCAGAGCGCACGGAGAGCCACCTTTAACTTACCGGATCGCTTCCGGGAATAATATTTCTATTGTGGACGCTACTTGTCCGGTTGTACTGAATTTACAGAAAAAGGTACACAAAGCATTCCTAAAATCCAAAACCAATAACGGACAAGTAGTCATATATGGGAAACCTGGTCATGCTGAAGTAAACGGGTTGGTCGGACAAACCATGGACACTGCTATTGTGATAGCCTCTGAAAATGAAATTGACCGGATCGATATTTCAAGGCCATTGTACCTTTTTTCCCAAACCACTATGACTATTTCAGGATTACAGCGTATCCGTAAAGCGATAGAAAAGGAACGCAACAGAAAACAAATAGGCAAAAATATTCCTTTTGAGGTCAATGATACCATCTGCCGGCAGGTGTCGAACAGGGAACCCAAATTGATCGGATTTTCAGCAAAACACGATGTGATCGTCTTTGTTAGCGGAAGTAAGAGTTCAAATGGAAGAGCCCTTTACGAAGTATGCAAACAGGCCAATCCTAATAGTTATCTGATAGCCAATCCGGACGATTTAGACAAAAACTGGTTTTCAGGCGCATCTTCTGTAGGAGTCTGTGGGGCTACTTCCACTCCCCGATGGCTAATGGAAAAAATAGCAAATGAAATAGAAAAGATCAACCTTTATTGA
- a CDS encoding pirin family protein produces MKTELFRASTRGHVDHGWLDTYHTFSFAGYHNPSRVHFGMLRVINDDIVQGGEGFGTHPHDNMEIVSIPLYGDLEHKDSMGNTSVIHAGEVQVMSAGTGITHSEFNANKDRPVNFFQIWVFPNKDNVEPRYQQMKFDFQNIKNKMIQIVSPNPNDEGLWIHQDAWFSMGTFDKGTEIDYKIKSPKNGVFMMVIEGEFSFEKEKLYHRDGISVTGTKSVKLTPTSDTGRILIIDVPV; encoded by the coding sequence ATGAAAACAGAATTATTCAGGGCTTCTACCAGAGGTCATGTCGATCATGGATGGTTGGATACATACCATACATTCAGCTTTGCCGGTTATCATAACCCTTCCCGGGTTCATTTCGGAATGCTACGTGTCATCAACGATGATATCGTGCAGGGAGGGGAAGGATTTGGAACACATCCGCATGACAACATGGAAATTGTATCTATTCCGTTATATGGTGATTTAGAACATAAGGACAGCATGGGAAATACAAGTGTAATTCATGCAGGGGAAGTGCAGGTAATGAGTGCGGGAACCGGAATTACCCATAGTGAATTTAATGCCAATAAAGACCGGCCTGTTAATTTTTTCCAGATATGGGTTTTTCCTAATAAGGATAATGTGGAGCCACGTTACCAACAAATGAAATTTGATTTTCAGAATATCAAAAACAAAATGATCCAGATCGTTTCACCCAATCCTAACGACGAAGGACTTTGGATACATCAGGATGCATGGTTTTCGATGGGAACCTTTGATAAAGGTACTGAGATCGATTACAAAATAAAAAGCCCCAAAAACGGTGTTTTTATGATGGTGATTGAAGGTGAGTTTTCTTTTGAGAAGGAAAAATTGTATCACCGTGATGGAATCTCCGTAACAGGGACCAAATCCGTTAAGTTAACGCCTACTTCCGATACGGGACGTATTCTGATCATAGATGTTCCTGTATAA
- a CDS encoding MarR family transcriptional regulator encodes MIENIWGMESPDNSTAYLIVRLSNAHQRRINNDLSAVGLTFSQFVLLSGIHWLEYMKQETTQVALGEVVKFDKSTVSSVLKTLVGKELVTRKEHPVDTRAKILGLTPDGLTLLKQAIPIVNNADRELYENKGIDLTLLNDMLTKLL; translated from the coding sequence ATGATAGAGAATATTTGGGGCATGGAATCTCCCGACAACAGTACTGCATACCTGATAGTCCGCTTATCGAACGCCCACCAGCGGAGAATAAACAATGATTTGTCTGCCGTAGGTTTAACATTCAGCCAGTTCGTCCTACTTTCCGGTATTCACTGGCTGGAATATATGAAACAAGAAACAACCCAGGTAGCGCTTGGAGAAGTGGTTAAATTTGATAAGTCTACCGTTTCGAGCGTATTGAAAACCTTGGTCGGGAAAGAACTCGTCACAAGAAAGGAACATCCTGTCGATACACGGGCAAAAATTCTGGGTCTTACGCCTGACGGTCTGACCCTTCTGAAGCAGGCTATACCAATCGTAAATAATGCCGACCGGGAATTATATGAGAATAAAGGAATTGATTTGACTTTATTGAACGATATGCTTACAAAGCTATTATAG
- the larB gene encoding nickel pincer cofactor biosynthesis protein LarB: MTPEQIRSILESVQQGKQNIDGALEQLKDLPFTELGFAKIDNHRQLRTGYPEVIFCSGKTIDQSEEIIRLMYQRNNNILATRVSEELFHRIKGIYPETEYNPLARTIVIRRDEIPVTKTYISIVTAGTADIPVAEEAAITAELFGNKVERIFDVGVAGIHRLYSRLDLIRGGRVIIAVAGMEGALPSVIGGLVDKPVIAVPTSVGYGANFNGLSALLTMLNSCAAGISVVNIDNGFGAGYLASLINKG, translated from the coding sequence ATGACCCCCGAACAAATTCGTAGTATTCTTGAGTCTGTTCAGCAAGGAAAACAGAACATAGATGGTGCCCTGGAACAATTAAAAGATCTTCCCTTTACTGAATTGGGATTTGCCAAGATAGACAATCACAGGCAGTTGCGGACAGGTTATCCTGAGGTGATTTTTTGTTCCGGTAAGACCATCGATCAGTCTGAAGAAATTATACGGTTGATGTATCAAAGGAATAATAATATTTTGGCCACAAGGGTATCTGAAGAATTATTTCACCGGATAAAAGGTATTTATCCGGAAACGGAATACAATCCCCTGGCACGTACCATTGTTATCAGGCGGGATGAGATACCGGTAACAAAAACCTATATATCCATTGTCACTGCCGGAACGGCTGATATTCCTGTTGCCGAAGAAGCAGCCATAACGGCAGAGCTATTCGGGAATAAGGTGGAGCGTATCTTTGACGTTGGTGTAGCTGGTATTCACAGGCTTTACAGTCGTCTGGACCTGATTCGTGGAGGGCGGGTAATTATTGCAGTTGCCGGAATGGAAGGAGCATTGCCGAGCGTCATCGGAGGACTGGTGGATAAACCGGTAATTGCTGTTCCCACCAGTGTCGGTTACGGAGCTAATTTCAACGGGTTATCAGCATTGCTTACCATGTTGAATTCCTGTGCTGCAGGGATCTCTGTAGTGAATATTGATAACGGTTTCGGAGCAGGGTATCTGGCAAGCCTGATCAATAAAGGTTGA
- a CDS encoding nitroreductase family protein: protein MEKSEVLRQIIRERKSTRSFSSEIPPPEMLDRIIESCIYAPYGGATGIHLEEIRKIFVFTQGTESMTEAKELMLAQIRRNARKLGRLVKLLPFTKKKFGAFVNRLNGMSKNGIPSLNESPHFIVVAEKKGFPPVEKQSVAHAMENMWLTATAEGLGFQLISATGNMSDNLNFLKLLGLEEDKYHLEGCVIGYPKKVTEKNRSLDSNKFTKWM, encoded by the coding sequence ATGGAAAAATCAGAAGTTTTACGACAGATCATCCGTGAAAGGAAATCAACACGGAGCTTTTCATCGGAAATTCCTCCACCTGAAATGTTGGATAGAATTATAGAATCATGCATATATGCTCCATACGGCGGAGCAACAGGAATACATTTGGAAGAGATTCGCAAAATCTTTGTTTTTACCCAGGGCACGGAGAGTATGACAGAAGCGAAGGAGCTGATGCTCGCCCAGATTCGCAGGAATGCCCGTAAACTCGGTAGATTAGTCAAATTATTACCATTCACCAAAAAGAAATTCGGAGCGTTCGTAAACCGACTGAACGGAATGTCTAAGAACGGTATTCCCTCGCTGAATGAGTCACCACATTTTATTGTTGTGGCTGAGAAGAAAGGATTTCCTCCCGTTGAAAAACAGTCCGTTGCTCATGCTATGGAGAATATGTGGCTTACTGCGACTGCTGAGGGTTTGGGTTTTCAGTTGATCTCGGCAACCGGTAATATGTCGGATAATCTGAATTTTCTGAAATTACTTGGGTTGGAAGAAGATAAATATCACTTAGAAGGCTGTGTCATCGGTTATCCGAAGAAAGTTACGGAAAAAAACCGAAGTCTCGACTCCAATAAATTCACTAAATGGATGTAA